In Anopheles gambiae chromosome 2, idAnoGambNW_F1_1, whole genome shotgun sequence, a single window of DNA contains:
- the LOC11175645 gene encoding RNA-binding protein cabeza yields the protein MENTSYGINVANRYDLFCIDDDEGDPIEAILKSKQKQQKKQQAQQQPSQQQGGAAAPAAQPQQGGKATAKGGEKENKAAGGGAGGGGRGAENRHPDKSDNAKHAQTNGTGNHLHNQRGGGGGAERRGIKETQKDNIRNQENQRGGTNPGAKFPRGPNKSGGPVGGGNEYPRKPREFDGGDGQRKSYAQNGGGAGGAGAGGVKRFDGRGKRELDRQSGSNKTGIKAVDKRDGAGSHNWGSSKQDAKEYSNNPDQDFQPQDADTSAEANAERTNVSNGGEEAGADGAAAGRSDDEAKEMTLDEWKAQKAAARLKPQYNLRKAGEGEDSSQWDKMVALDRKTNPKAEKGGNAGADGGEEDDGNDTHNSGKPAASGGGGGGKKQFLEIEYHFNDSRRGGLGRSRGGRGGGGRGAGGGRGMGREGAPGGGRREYGGGENNYRGGEGGGEGTGGGRYNNYEDRGGEGGERPQRDYNRRNNRPPMGGGPDRNYEGGMNNTKYSRPNPRSAKQHAPAAPKVDDEHDFPSLG from the coding sequence ATGGAGAACACGTCCTACGGAATAAATGTGGCGAACCGCTACGATCTGTTCTGCATCGACGACGATGAGGGCGATCCGATCGAGGCCATCCTGAAGAGTAAacagaagcagcagaaaaagcagcaggcgcagcagcagccatcgcAGCAGCAGGGTGGTGCTGCCGCACCGGCCGCCCAGCCGCAGCAGGGCGGCAAGGCGACCGCGAAGGGCGGTGAGAAGGAGAACAAGGCGGCCGGtggcggtgctggtggtggtggccgcgGGGCCGAAAATCGGCACCCGGACAAATCGGACAACGCGAAGCACGCACAGACGAACGGAACCGGCAATCATTTACATAATCAgcgcggtggcggcggtggtgccgAGCGCCGAGGCATCAAGGAAACGCAGAAAGATAACATCCGCAATCAGGAGAACCAGCGCGGCGGCACTAATCCGGGAGCTAAGTTCCCGCGTGGACCGAACAAGAGTGGTGGCCCGGTGGGCGGCGGCAACGAGTATCCGCGCAAGCCGCGCGAGTTCGACGGTGGCGATGGGCAGCGAAAATCGTACGCGCAGAACGGTGGCGGCGCTGGTGGCGCTGGTGCCGGCGGTGTGAAGCGGTTCGATGGGCGCGGCAAGCGCGAGCTGGACCGCCAGTCGGGCTCGAACAAAACGGGAATCAAGGCGGTGGACAAGCGGGACGGTGCCGGTTCGCACAACTGGGGCAGCTCGAAGCAGGACGCCAAGGAGTACTCGAACAACCCGGACCAGGACTTTCAGCCACAGGACGCGGACACGAGCGCGGAAGCGAACGCGGAGCGCACGAACGTGAGCAACGGCGGCGAGGAGGCGGGCGCTGACGGGGCCGCCGCGGGCCGATCGGACGACGAGGCGAAGGAGATGACGCTGGACGAATGGAAGGCACAAAAGGCGGCCGCGCGGCTGAAGCCACAGTACAACTTGCGCAAGGCGGGCGAGGGCGAAGACTCGAGCCAGTGGGACAAGATGGTGGCCCTGGACCGGAAAACGAACCCGAAGGCGGAGAAGGGCGGCAACGCTGGCGCCGACGGTGGCGAGGAGGACGATGGCAACGATACTCACAACAGCGGCAAGCCGGCCGCgtccggcggcggtggcggcggcaagAAGCAGTTTTTGGAAATTGAGTACCACTTCAACGACAGCCGTCGGGGTGGATTGGGCCGCTCGAGAGGAGGTcgcggcggtggcggccggGGCGCCGGCGGTGGCCGTGGAATGGGCCGCGAGGGAGCACCGGGCGGCGGACGGCGCGAGTACGGCGGCGGCGAGAACAACTATCGAGGCGGCGAGGGCGGCGGCGAAGGTACCGGAGGCGGCCGATACAACAACTACGAGGATCGCGGCGGCGAGGGTGGCGAGCGGCCACAGCGGGACTACAACCGGCGCAACAACCGGCCGCCGATGGGTGGTGGTCCGGACCGGAACTACGAGGGCGGCATGAACAACACCAAGTACAGCAGACCGAACCCGCGATCGGCCAAGCAGCATGCTCCGGCTGCGCCGAAGGTGGACGACGAGCATGACTTCCCGTCGCTCGGTTAA
- the LOC1281796 gene encoding diuretic hormone class 2 produces MQLRRVTEASWASAIALTILLLVFASTIDTTSALSYRGYKQEMKEQPDDVLIDLIARYGHTMLRAKDELENSKRTVDFGLSRGYSGAQEAKHRMAMAVANFAGGPGRKRRFEGIML; encoded by the exons ATGCAGT TACGCAGAGTTACCGAAGCGTCGTGGGCGTCGGCCATCGCGTTGACGATCCTGCTGCTGGTTTTCGCCTCTACAATCGACACAACATCCGCCCTCAG TTACCGAGGCTACAAACAGGAGATGAAGGAACAGCCCGACGATGTACTGATTGATCTCATTGCACGATACGGTCACACGATGCTAAGAGCCAAAGATGAGCTAGAGAA CTCCAAACGAACGGTAGACTTCGGACTGTCACGCGGCTATTCAG GCGCCCAGGAAGCGAAACACCGAATGGCCATGGCGGTCGCCAACTTTGCCGGCGGCCCTGGGCGGAAACGAAGGTTCGAAGGAATCATGCTGTAA